A window of the Bradyrhizobium ottawaense genome harbors these coding sequences:
- a CDS encoding PilZ domain-containing protein — protein sequence MPVQDFLNQRSVNVTVDGSYTLPNWYDPQGKLRTFACRTTRVSPFRMIVEVPVVGKVGDRLTSYFRDFGKFEGSISDTMERSFLLELEMSRARREKLSDMLIWLEKKQKNPAIKCIRKDARFVPPNHHSTLTLADGSVHPCFIIDMSVSGVAVSSPVQPPIGMPLAVGACIGRVVRLLPNGIAIQFIERQNSRALERLTARVVQTGPAADPGASEPAASGDVIAV from the coding sequence GTGCCCGTTCAGGATTTTCTCAACCAACGATCGGTCAACGTCACCGTTGACGGAAGCTATACGCTGCCAAACTGGTATGACCCGCAAGGCAAGCTTCGCACCTTTGCCTGCCGCACCACGCGCGTGTCGCCGTTCCGGATGATCGTCGAGGTCCCGGTCGTGGGCAAGGTCGGCGACCGCCTCACTTCCTATTTTCGCGACTTCGGGAAGTTCGAGGGCAGCATCAGCGACACGATGGAACGCAGCTTCCTGCTCGAACTGGAGATGAGCCGCGCCAGGCGCGAAAAACTCTCGGACATGCTGATCTGGCTGGAGAAGAAACAGAAGAATCCCGCCATCAAGTGCATCAGGAAGGACGCGCGGTTCGTGCCGCCAAATCACCATTCGACGCTGACCCTGGCGGACGGATCGGTGCATCCCTGCTTCATCATCGATATGTCGGTCTCCGGTGTCGCGGTCTCGTCACCGGTGCAGCCGCCGATCGGCATGCCGCTTGCGGTCGGCGCGTGCATCGGCCGCGTCGTCCGGCTGCTGCCCAACGGTATAGCCATCCAGTTTATCGAGCGGCAGAACTCCAGGGCGCTCGAGCGCCTGACGGCCAGAGTGGTTCAGACCGGGCCTGCGGCCGATCCCGGCGCGTCGGAGCCAGCCGCTTCCGGTGACGTCATCGCAGTGTGA
- a CDS encoding Bcr/CflA family efflux MFS transporter — MIEAGVILAVAAFGDRPSLVERDDVVTDAIATAPKATPFLLAGLVALGEFAVTAYIPAITIIADGLGVRTEIVQTTVSLGLVTGALAGLVVGAIADSMGRRQLLFPALGLYIVGSIFAAAAPSIAWLFIGRVFQAVGACAGIILSRAIARDLHSGSQLTRLLSAVTLVFSLAPAVAPLFGGLLAAWLGWRAIFAFAASYGCVVFAGMLLLPETKKTPAAPVNVKAVFATYKNILTSRSFVVPNLVAAALIASMFAFLVSVAPIFVKGLQLSPALVGCFPAVAVCGTILGASLARGTATRVQPATIVRVGSLIALASSVAMAWIPISAPYLLGTITFFCLGCGLALPVTVSMAMTDFGDRAGAASALLGAIQSIGGTIGASMVALIGGSVYRATPAAMIMGSVVALTLSLSLRVVVAASKYAREPA; from the coding sequence ATGATCGAGGCTGGCGTGATTCTCGCCGTCGCCGCCTTCGGCGATCGCCCCAGCCTTGTTGAAAGGGATGACGTCGTGACAGATGCGATTGCAACCGCGCCAAAGGCTACTCCGTTCCTGCTGGCCGGATTGGTCGCGCTTGGCGAGTTCGCGGTCACGGCCTATATCCCGGCGATCACGATCATCGCCGATGGCCTGGGTGTCCGGACAGAGATCGTTCAAACCACCGTTTCGCTGGGGCTGGTAACGGGCGCGCTGGCTGGACTGGTCGTCGGCGCCATCGCCGACTCGATGGGACGCCGTCAACTGCTTTTCCCGGCGCTGGGGCTCTATATCGTGGGCAGCATCTTCGCTGCCGCGGCGCCCTCGATCGCGTGGTTGTTTATCGGCCGGGTATTTCAGGCGGTCGGCGCCTGCGCCGGAATCATCTTGAGTCGCGCCATCGCCCGCGATCTCCATTCCGGTTCGCAGCTCACGCGATTGTTGAGTGCAGTAACACTGGTGTTTTCGCTGGCTCCGGCGGTTGCGCCGCTGTTCGGCGGGCTTCTTGCTGCGTGGCTTGGATGGCGCGCGATCTTCGCATTCGCTGCCAGCTACGGATGCGTCGTATTTGCCGGCATGCTGCTTCTGCCGGAAACGAAAAAGACGCCGGCTGCACCGGTCAACGTCAAGGCAGTCTTCGCTACTTATAAAAATATCCTGACTTCCCGGAGTTTCGTTGTTCCAAACCTGGTCGCTGCAGCCCTGATCGCATCGATGTTTGCATTTTTGGTGAGTGTCGCCCCGATCTTTGTGAAAGGGCTGCAATTGAGCCCGGCTTTGGTTGGATGTTTTCCGGCCGTGGCCGTGTGCGGCACGATATTGGGCGCCTCGCTGGCGAGAGGGACCGCAACGCGCGTTCAGCCGGCGACGATCGTGCGTGTCGGTTCGCTGATTGCGTTGGCGAGTTCGGTCGCGATGGCATGGATTCCGATCTCGGCGCCCTATCTGCTGGGAACCATCACCTTCTTCTGCCTGGGGTGCGGCCTTGCCTTGCCGGTGACGGTCTCGATGGCGATGACCGATTTTGGCGACAGAGCGGGCGCGGCATCGGCATTGCTCGGCGCCATCCAGTCCATCGGCGGCACGATCGGCGCGTCGATGGTCGCATTGATCGGGGGCTCGGTCTATCGCGCCACGCCGGCCGCAATGATAATGGGTAGTGTCGTCGCGTTGACGTTGAGCCTGTCGTTAAGGGTCGTGGTGGCTGCGTCGAAATACGCGCGTGAGCCCGCGTAG
- a CDS encoding alpha-amylase family glycosyl hydrolase codes for MSAPWWQGCAIYQIYPRSFQDSNDDGIGDLKGIARRLDYLAGLGVGAIWISPIYPSPMVDFGYDVAHYCDVDPRFGTLADFDDLLVQAHRRGLKVLLDFVPNHSSDQHPWFVESRASRENQKRDWYIWRDPAADGGPPNNWISDFGGSAWQWDEATGQYYYHAFLKEQPDLNWRHPAVQAAMYDVMRFWLDRGVDGFRIDVLWHMLKAADFPDNPPNPAYRPGMGEMHRLLQRHSTDQPEVHLIAAEMREIADSYGARGQGERVLIGEIYLPVERLMHYYGGERRGVHLPFNFQLVDMPWRAAALAAAITGYEAALPPRGWPNWVLGNHDRPRVATRRGQAQARVAAVLLLTLRGTPTLYYGDELGLSDVAIEPSQVRDPRELREPGLALGRDPVRTPMPWDDSDNAGFSRARPWLPLNADWPARNVMRMAEDPQSILTLYRRLLALRCDRPALSIGDFALLNVADETLVYARRHGTERLIVALNLGERQHRLELPDWARGSRMLLSTTGDAAPVEAGVLLLRSNEAVVLEAR; via the coding sequence ATGAGCGCGCCCTGGTGGCAGGGTTGTGCGATCTATCAGATCTATCCGCGCTCGTTTCAGGACAGTAACGACGACGGCATCGGCGACCTCAAGGGAATAGCGCGACGGCTCGATTATCTTGCCGGCCTTGGCGTCGGAGCCATCTGGATCTCTCCGATTTACCCGTCGCCGATGGTCGATTTCGGTTATGACGTTGCCCACTATTGCGACGTCGATCCACGCTTCGGCACGCTGGCGGATTTCGACGACCTGCTGGTGCAAGCCCACCGGCGCGGGCTCAAGGTTCTGCTCGATTTCGTGCCCAACCATAGCTCCGACCAGCATCCATGGTTCGTCGAGAGCCGCGCTTCGCGGGAAAATCAGAAGAGAGACTGGTACATCTGGCGCGACCCTGCGGCGGACGGCGGACCGCCGAATAACTGGATCAGCGATTTCGGCGGCTCGGCCTGGCAATGGGACGAGGCCACCGGACAGTATTATTATCACGCCTTCCTGAAGGAGCAGCCGGACCTCAACTGGCGTCATCCAGCCGTGCAGGCGGCGATGTACGATGTGATGCGTTTCTGGCTCGACCGCGGCGTCGATGGTTTTCGCATCGACGTGCTGTGGCACATGCTGAAGGCCGCGGATTTTCCGGACAATCCACCCAACCCGGCCTATCGGCCCGGGATGGGCGAAATGCACCGCCTGCTTCAACGCCATTCGACGGACCAGCCCGAGGTGCATCTGATCGCAGCCGAGATGCGCGAAATCGCCGACAGCTATGGCGCCAGGGGACAGGGCGAGCGGGTTCTGATCGGCGAGATCTACCTGCCGGTCGAGCGGCTGATGCACTATTACGGCGGCGAACGCCGCGGGGTGCACCTGCCTTTCAATTTCCAGCTCGTCGATATGCCATGGCGGGCGGCCGCCCTGGCAGCTGCTATCACCGGCTATGAGGCAGCACTACCGCCGCGTGGGTGGCCCAACTGGGTGCTCGGCAACCATGACCGGCCGCGGGTTGCGACCCGGCGCGGGCAGGCCCAGGCCCGCGTCGCTGCGGTGTTGTTGCTGACGCTGCGCGGCACGCCCACGCTCTATTATGGCGACGAGCTGGGTTTGAGCGATGTCGCGATCGAACCGTCGCAGGTGCGCGATCCGCGCGAGTTGCGTGAGCCCGGCCTGGCGTTGGGCCGCGACCCCGTGCGCACGCCGATGCCGTGGGATGACAGCGACAATGCCGGCTTCAGCAGGGCCAGGCCGTGGCTGCCGCTCAATGCCGACTGGCCGGCGCGCAACGTGATGCGCATGGCGGAGGACCCTCAGTCCATCCTGACGCTTTATCGCCGGTTGCTTGCGCTGAGATGCGATCGCCCGGCACTGTCGATCGGCGATTTCGCTCTGTTGAACGTGGCGGACGAGACCCTGGTTTACGCGCGCCGGCACGGCACGGAGCGGCTGATTGTGGCGCTCAACCTCGGGGAGCGACAGCACCGGCTTGAGCTGCCGGACTGGGCGCGCGGAAGCCGGATGCTGCTGTCCACGACCGGGGACGCGGCGCCGGTGGAAGCCGGCGTCCTCCTGTTACGATCGAATGAAGCTGTCGTGCTCGAGGCCCGATAG
- a CDS encoding glycosyltransferase family 4 protein, with product MRIAMLAPISWRTPPRHYGPWELVTSLLTEALVARGVDVTLFATKDSITTAKLDAVCPAPYSEDPAIDAKVWEMLHVAHVFEQADQFDLIHNQADFVPLAFSRLVETPVVTTIHGFSSARILPAYKEYEARVHYVAISDADRHPDLRYAATIHHGIPLQDFPFDPLGGEDLLFFGRIHPDKGAAEAIAAARRTGRKLTIAGIVQDRNYYDQHVAPVLDGGSVTYLGPVGGTLRAKTLGSARALLHLINFDEPFGLSVVEALACGTPVIACNRGSMPELIEDGVTGFLVDSLDAAVNAIGRIDEIDRAACRAAVSARFTVDLMADRYLSLYRSILG from the coding sequence TTGCGCATCGCCATGCTGGCGCCGATCTCCTGGCGAACACCGCCGCGCCATTACGGCCCCTGGGAGCTGGTGACGAGTCTCCTGACCGAGGCGCTGGTGGCGCGCGGCGTCGATGTCACCCTGTTCGCGACAAAAGATAGCATCACGACAGCGAAGCTGGATGCCGTCTGTCCGGCGCCCTATTCCGAAGACCCCGCGATCGACGCCAAGGTGTGGGAGATGCTTCACGTCGCCCATGTGTTTGAGCAGGCCGATCAGTTCGACCTCATTCACAATCAAGCTGATTTCGTACCGCTCGCCTTCTCGCGGCTGGTCGAAACCCCTGTGGTGACGACGATCCACGGTTTCTCGTCGGCGCGCATTCTGCCCGCCTACAAGGAATACGAAGCGCGCGTCCACTATGTCGCCATCAGCGACGCCGATCGCCATCCGGACCTGCGCTATGCCGCAACGATCCACCACGGCATCCCGCTTCAGGATTTCCCGTTCGATCCGCTTGGCGGCGAAGATCTGCTGTTCTTCGGCCGCATTCATCCGGACAAGGGTGCTGCCGAAGCGATCGCGGCGGCCCGTCGAACGGGGCGGAAATTGACGATCGCCGGCATTGTCCAGGACCGCAATTATTACGACCAGCATGTGGCGCCCGTACTCGACGGCGGGTCGGTGACCTATCTTGGTCCGGTTGGCGGAACGCTACGCGCCAAGACACTGGGCTCCGCACGCGCACTGCTTCATCTCATCAATTTCGACGAGCCGTTCGGTCTGTCGGTGGTGGAAGCGCTGGCCTGCGGAACGCCCGTCATTGCCTGCAATCGGGGGTCGATGCCCGAGCTGATAGAGGATGGCGTGACCGGATTTCTGGTCGATAGCCTCGACGCGGCGGTCAATGCGATTGGACGCATCGACGAAATCGATCGCGCGGCCTGCCGTGCCGCGGTATCCGCGCGGTTCACGGTGGACCTCATGGCCGATCGATATTTGAGCCTGTACCGATCAATCCTTGGCTGA
- a CDS encoding AraC family transcriptional regulator — MGTIFNAYKGPPTGAEYEAWREVACRAFCGVDIQPSEGGGIDCRLRIDPIDALVLAAPSGLSAQFSRTREILGDGRDDLVLVEAQWGSVPLLQGDKIIEMQGGQLCLTDMSVLGSIGHGPRGAFRTLGIPRQALLAAAPRAEDQLSIAISGHDVLRETIIRYQTLCGSQAPGLDAAGQRLMARHLVDLVALLFTSRPVRLEGPGEPGRASAQLDLIRADALRDLGNPALTLANLVRRYGLSERQAQRLFERSGNTFTEFVLEQRLLLARKLVTDPTQRHRKISDVAHMSGFSDLSYFNRAFRKRFGVSPTEIRAG; from the coding sequence TTGGGAACGATCTTCAACGCCTATAAAGGCCCGCCGACCGGTGCCGAATACGAGGCCTGGCGCGAGGTCGCCTGCCGCGCGTTCTGCGGCGTCGACATCCAGCCCAGCGAAGGCGGCGGGATCGACTGCCGCTTGAGGATTGATCCGATCGACGCTTTGGTGCTGGCGGCGCCAAGCGGATTGTCCGCGCAATTCTCGCGCACCAGGGAGATCCTCGGCGATGGCCGCGACGACCTCGTTTTGGTCGAGGCCCAATGGGGCAGCGTGCCGCTGCTGCAGGGTGACAAGATCATCGAGATGCAGGGCGGCCAATTATGCCTGACCGACATGAGCGTGCTCGGCTCGATCGGCCACGGCCCGCGCGGCGCGTTCCGGACGCTTGGTATTCCGCGCCAGGCGCTGCTCGCCGCCGCACCCCGCGCGGAAGATCAGCTCTCTATCGCGATTTCCGGCCACGACGTGTTGCGCGAAACGATCATCCGCTATCAGACGCTTTGCGGGAGCCAGGCGCCCGGTCTCGATGCCGCCGGCCAGCGTCTGATGGCCCGGCATCTGGTTGATCTGGTGGCGCTGTTGTTTACGTCACGGCCGGTGCGGCTCGAGGGACCAGGCGAACCCGGCCGTGCCTCGGCGCAGCTCGACCTCATCCGCGCCGACGCGCTGCGCGATCTCGGCAATCCCGCGCTCACGCTCGCAAACCTCGTGCGCCGCTACGGGCTCAGCGAACGGCAGGCGCAACGCCTGTTCGAACGATCAGGAAATACCTTCACCGAGTTCGTGCTGGAGCAACGGCTGCTGCTGGCCCGCAAGCTCGTCACCGATCCCACCCAGAGACATCGCAAGATCTCGGACGTTGCCCATATGTCCGGATTTTCCGATCTCTCCTATTTCAACCGCGCCTTCCGCAAGCGTTTTGGCGTTTCGCCGACCGAGATCCGGGCGGGATAG
- a CDS encoding outer membrane protein — MSFRDFTAIAAVALAVSATTAQGADLGTRPYTKAPIAPAPVYAWTGCYIGGNVGGGWDRQGYTNVNPNRLPNFDLGSEDNSGVVGGGQVGCDYQAGSWVFGAQGMFDAADLRGSNHVVPGPTNRQFPNIFDLSARTSWVTTATLRVGYAVVPQALLYVKGGAAWTHGNLDYTITGMGVSNQTGGETRSGWVIGGGLEYLLAPNWSVFAEYNHMDFGTQTLNTQDAFGFIEPIRVSRRIDTAMAGVNFRFRP, encoded by the coding sequence ATGTCATTTCGAGATTTCACGGCAATTGCGGCCGTTGCGCTCGCGGTATCCGCAACGACAGCGCAGGGCGCCGATCTGGGCACGCGACCGTATACAAAGGCGCCGATTGCGCCGGCTCCCGTCTATGCCTGGACCGGCTGCTACATCGGCGGAAATGTCGGCGGGGGTTGGGATCGCCAAGGTTACACCAACGTCAATCCCAATCGATTGCCGAATTTCGATCTGGGCTCCGAGGACAATTCGGGTGTGGTTGGTGGCGGGCAGGTTGGCTGCGACTATCAGGCGGGATCCTGGGTGTTCGGGGCGCAAGGCATGTTTGACGCTGCCGATCTCCGCGGCAGCAACCACGTGGTGCCGGGACCGACCAACCGCCAATTCCCGAATATCTTTGACCTGAGCGCGCGGACGTCGTGGGTGACGACCGCGACCTTGCGGGTTGGCTATGCGGTCGTTCCGCAGGCCCTTCTTTATGTCAAGGGTGGTGCTGCCTGGACGCATGGAAATCTTGATTACACGATCACCGGAATGGGCGTCTCAAATCAAACAGGCGGGGAGACGCGGTCCGGCTGGGTCATCGGTGGCGGTCTCGAATATCTCTTGGCGCCGAACTGGTCGGTTTTCGCCGAATACAATCACATGGATTTCGGTACACAGACGCTCAACACGCAGGATGCCTTCGGTTTCATCGAGCCGATTCGAGTCAGCCGCCGGATCGATACCGCCATGGCGGGCGTGAATTTCCGGTTCAGACCGTAG
- the greA gene encoding transcription elongation factor GreA yields MSVAFTKEDSAETASETLLPDRPISPHPNLVTEAGLKALQSQLDQAREACEAAQKIEDVNERRRQAATPLRDARYFAARVRTAQVIAAPASNDTVAFGSTVTFRRHDGRVQTYHIVGEDEADPKAGSISFVSPVARLLMGKAVGDVVGTPGQELEIIAIS; encoded by the coding sequence GTGAGCGTTGCCTTCACCAAGGAAGACAGTGCCGAGACGGCGTCGGAAACACTGCTGCCCGACCGCCCGATCTCGCCGCATCCGAACCTCGTGACGGAAGCAGGCTTGAAAGCTCTGCAATCCCAGCTCGACCAGGCGCGCGAGGCGTGCGAGGCGGCGCAGAAGATCGAGGACGTGAACGAACGGCGGCGGCAGGCCGCGACCCCGTTGCGCGATGCGCGCTACTTTGCGGCGCGGGTGCGGACAGCCCAGGTCATCGCCGCCCCTGCGTCAAACGACACCGTTGCTTTCGGCAGCACGGTGACCTTCAGGCGCCACGACGGACGCGTGCAGACATATCATATCGTCGGAGAGGACGAAGCCGACCCCAAGGCCGGTTCGATTTCCTTCGTCTCCCCGGTGGCAAGGTTGCTGATGGGCAAGGCTGTCGGGGATGTCGTTGGCACCCCCGGTCAGGAGCTCGAGATCATCGCGATCTCGTAA
- a CDS encoding LLM class flavin-dependent oxidoreductase gives MKNIGFLSFGHWTPSSQSQTRSAADTLLQSIDLAVAAEELGADGAYFRVHHFARQLASPFPLLAAVGARTSRIEIGTAVIDMRYENPLYMAEDAGSADLIAGGRLQLGISRGSPEQVIDGWRYFGYQPAEGETDADMGRRHAEVFLDVLHGKGFAQPNPRPMFPNPPGLLRLEPHSQGLRDRIWWGASSNATSIWAAKLGMNLQSSTLKNNETNEPFHIQQAAQIRAYRSAWKEAGHTREPRVSISRSIIAIMDDRDRGYFGRGGEEDDQIGFISPETQAIFGRGYSAEPDVLIEQLRKDEAIAEADTLLLTVPNQLGVAYNAHVIESILKHVAPALGWR, from the coding sequence ATGAAAAACATCGGATTTCTATCGTTCGGGCACTGGACGCCCTCCTCGCAATCGCAGACCCGCTCGGCGGCCGACACGCTGCTGCAATCGATCGACCTCGCGGTCGCAGCCGAGGAATTGGGCGCCGACGGCGCCTATTTTCGCGTGCATCACTTCGCCCGCCAGCTCGCCTCGCCGTTCCCGCTGCTGGCGGCCGTCGGCGCCAGAACCAGCCGGATCGAGATCGGCACGGCTGTGATCGACATGCGCTATGAGAACCCGCTCTACATGGCCGAAGACGCCGGCTCGGCCGATCTGATCGCGGGCGGACGCCTGCAACTTGGCATCAGCCGGGGCTCGCCCGAGCAGGTCATCGATGGATGGCGGTATTTCGGCTATCAGCCGGCCGAGGGCGAGACCGATGCCGATATGGGACGGCGCCATGCCGAGGTCTTCCTTGATGTGCTGCACGGCAAAGGCTTCGCCCAGCCCAACCCGCGCCCGATGTTTCCGAACCCGCCGGGCTTGCTGCGCCTCGAACCGCATTCGCAAGGCCTGCGCGATCGCATCTGGTGGGGCGCCAGTTCGAACGCCACCTCCATATGGGCAGCGAAGCTCGGCATGAACCTGCAGAGTTCGACGCTCAAGAACAACGAAACCAACGAGCCTTTCCACATCCAGCAGGCGGCCCAGATCAGGGCGTATCGTTCGGCCTGGAAGGAGGCCGGCCATACGCGCGAGCCGCGGGTGTCCATCAGCCGCAGCATCATCGCCATCATGGACGATCGCGACCGTGGTTACTTCGGCCGCGGCGGCGAAGAGGATGACCAGATCGGCTTTATTTCCCCTGAGACCCAGGCGATTTTCGGGCGCGGCTATTCGGCCGAGCCGGACGTCCTGATCGAGCAGCTCAGGAAAGACGAGGCCATCGCCGAAGCCGACACCCTGCTATTGACCGTCCCCAATCAGCTCGGGGTGGCCTATAATGCCCATGTCATTGAGTCGATCCTGAAGCACGTCGCGCCCGCCCTCGGCTGGCGCTAA
- the tcuB gene encoding tricarballylate utilization 4Fe-4S protein TcuB, translating to MHGTRILEEADRLMTVCNSCRYCEGLCAVFPAMEMRRAFSDGDLNYLANLCHSCGACYTDCQFSPPHEFNVNVPQTLAVARNDSYAAYVWPRAFAGAFARNGLVISIVAALSVAAFIFGFAAFTDPLVLLGVHTGPGAFYKLMPHNAMAALFGAAFLYAIVALAMGVVAFWRDIGEPVGMKTDWRSLLQAMRDAGELRYLDGGGVGCFNEDDKPTDRRKLYHHLTFYGFGLCFAATCVATLYHYLFAREAPYAWWDLPVVLGTLGGIGLLIGPVGLLAEKRKRDPVLVDATRMGMDVSFIVMLFLTSLTGIALLLLRDTSAMGPLLALHLGVVFSLFVTMPYGKFVHGIYRYVALVRYARERQMMHGAGNE from the coding sequence ATGCACGGAACGCGAATTCTCGAAGAGGCCGACCGCCTGATGACGGTTTGCAATTCCTGCCGCTATTGCGAGGGCCTCTGCGCGGTGTTTCCGGCGATGGAAATGCGCCGCGCGTTTTCCGACGGCGACCTCAACTATCTCGCCAACCTCTGTCATTCCTGCGGCGCCTGTTACACCGACTGCCAGTTCTCGCCGCCGCATGAATTCAACGTCAATGTGCCGCAGACGCTGGCGGTGGCGCGCAACGACTCCTACGCTGCGTACGTGTGGCCACGCGCCTTTGCCGGTGCGTTCGCGCGCAACGGGCTCGTCATCAGCATCGTTGCGGCGCTTAGCGTCGCCGCATTCATCTTCGGCTTCGCCGCGTTCACCGATCCTTTGGTACTGCTCGGCGTCCACACCGGGCCGGGCGCGTTCTACAAATTGATGCCGCATAATGCGATGGCGGCCCTGTTCGGCGCCGCCTTCCTCTATGCCATCGTGGCCCTTGCGATGGGCGTCGTGGCGTTCTGGCGCGACATCGGCGAACCCGTCGGCATGAAGACCGATTGGCGATCGCTGTTGCAGGCGATGCGCGATGCCGGCGAGCTGCGCTATCTCGACGGCGGCGGGGTCGGCTGCTTCAACGAGGACGACAAGCCGACCGACCGCCGCAAGCTGTATCACCACCTGACCTTCTACGGCTTCGGTCTGTGCTTCGCCGCCACCTGCGTCGCGACGCTCTATCATTACCTGTTCGCGCGCGAGGCACCCTATGCGTGGTGGGACCTGCCTGTCGTGCTGGGCACGCTCGGCGGCATCGGGCTTCTGATCGGGCCGGTCGGCCTGCTCGCCGAGAAGCGGAAGCGCGATCCTGTGCTGGTCGACGCGACACGGATGGGCATGGACGTCTCCTTCATCGTCATGCTGTTCCTGACCAGCCTGACCGGCATCGCGCTGTTGCTGTTGCGCGATACATCAGCAATGGGCCCGCTGCTGGCGCTGCATCTCGGCGTGGTGTTCTCGCTGTTCGTCACCATGCCCTACGGCAAATTCGTCCACGGCATCTATCGGTACGTTGCGCTGGTGCGCTACGCGCGGGAACGGCAGATGATGCATGGGGCTGGTAATGAGTAA
- a CDS encoding esterase has product MSRTIFASIAALLMSAALAQAAEPIALRDMGSFHVGGRLVEISGKPVKEVTFTPGGVPAKVDPNGTYQVEQMYVQYFLPANEKGAYPLLMWHGGGLTGVTWETTPDGREGFLNYFLRKGWSVYNSDAVERGRAGWAQYPDIFKGEPVFLTTANPFQRFRIGDGPNSYDPDPAKRKLMPGSQFPNEGYENFVKQNVPRWTTTDDAIVAAYIAEIDRVGPSIIMFHSQAGSFGFKVAQARPDKVKALIALEPAGVGDPDKAEVLKNIPTLIVYGDYIEKDSRWPKIRATGIAFGDRIKAAGGSVDIVDLPQVGITGNSHMLMMDKNNAEVAALIQKWLEGKGLTK; this is encoded by the coding sequence ATGTCGCGTACTATCTTTGCGTCCATCGCCGCTCTGCTGATGAGCGCAGCCCTGGCACAGGCCGCCGAGCCGATCGCGCTGCGCGATATGGGCTCGTTCCATGTCGGCGGACGGCTGGTCGAAATCAGTGGCAAGCCGGTGAAGGAAGTCACCTTCACGCCGGGCGGCGTGCCGGCCAAGGTCGACCCCAACGGCACCTATCAGGTCGAGCAGATGTACGTGCAGTACTTCCTGCCCGCCAACGAGAAGGGCGCCTATCCGCTGTTGATGTGGCATGGCGGCGGGCTGACCGGCGTCACCTGGGAAACCACGCCCGACGGCCGCGAAGGTTTTCTGAATTATTTTCTGCGCAAGGGCTGGAGCGTCTACAATTCCGATGCCGTCGAGCGCGGCCGCGCCGGCTGGGCGCAATATCCTGACATCTTCAAGGGCGAGCCGGTGTTTCTCACCACCGCTAACCCGTTCCAGCGTTTTCGCATCGGCGACGGCCCCAACTCCTACGATCCGGATCCGGCGAAACGGAAGTTGATGCCGGGCAGCCAGTTTCCGAACGAAGGCTACGAGAATTTCGTCAAGCAGAACGTGCCGCGCTGGACCACCACCGACGATGCGATCGTCGCCGCTTATATCGCCGAGATCGACCGTGTCGGCCCCTCCATCATCATGTTCCACAGCCAGGCCGGCAGCTTCGGCTTCAAGGTGGCGCAGGCGCGGCCCGACAAGGTCAAGGCGCTGATCGCGCTCGAGCCTGCCGGTGTCGGCGATCCCGACAAGGCCGAGGTGCTGAAGAACATCCCGACCCTGATCGTCTATGGCGATTACATCGAGAAGGATTCGCGCTGGCCGAAGATCCGCGCCACCGGCATTGCGTTCGGCGACAGGATCAAGGCCGCCGGCGGCAGCGTCGATATCGTCGATCTGCCGCAGGTCGGCATCACCGGCAATTCGCACATGCTGATGATGGACAAGAACAACGCCGAGGTCGCCGCCCTGATCCAGAAATGGCTCGAAGGCAAGGGCCTGACGAAGTAA